A DNA window from Streptomyces sp. 71268 contains the following coding sequences:
- a CDS encoding glycosyl hydrolase family 18 protein — translation MTVLRSLAALPLLAALALSAPAPAPAAPAPARSAAAPSAGRTVSAWLPYWQQEGGYRDALAHADQLHTVSPFWYEATSDRRFTAHPGAGDRRVIDGLRRAGVRVVPTVTEAPDAAAMAAMLTDPARRAAHVAALLRLAASRPYDGLDLDYERMNHSADAGVLRRVRGGFTALVREVCARLHARGQRCTVAVYPRTPARDTAPVYDYARLGRAVDGLRIMGYNLHNALGPPGPLSSPRWYDEILRYATAHVPAAKIEMGVPAYGWDYRTGDRSRATHRTTREAQALRRRVGATLERDADSHTPYFRYVEDGRRREVWYQDARGIAAHLPVLRRHGVTRTALWALDFEEPTLWRTLARGGPARVP, via the coding sequence GTGACCGTCCTCCGCTCACTGGCCGCCCTCCCGCTGCTCGCCGCGCTCGCGCTGTCGGCGCCCGCCCCCGCGCCGGCCGCGCCCGCCCCCGCGCGGTCCGCCGCCGCGCCGTCGGCGGGGCGGACCGTGTCGGCCTGGCTGCCGTACTGGCAGCAGGAGGGCGGCTACCGGGACGCGCTCGCCCACGCCGACCAACTGCACACGGTGAGCCCGTTCTGGTACGAGGCGACGTCCGACCGGCGGTTCACCGCGCACCCGGGCGCGGGCGACCGACGCGTCATCGACGGCCTGCGCCGGGCCGGCGTCAGGGTCGTGCCGACCGTGACCGAGGCCCCGGACGCCGCCGCCATGGCCGCGATGCTCACCGACCCCGCTCGGCGCGCGGCGCACGTGGCGGCGTTGCTGCGGCTGGCCGCCAGCCGACCGTACGACGGCCTCGACCTGGACTACGAGCGGATGAACCACTCCGCCGACGCCGGCGTGCTGCGCCGGGTGCGCGGCGGGTTCACCGCCCTGGTCCGCGAGGTGTGCGCGCGGCTGCACGCGCGCGGCCAGCGGTGCACCGTGGCCGTCTACCCGCGCACCCCGGCGCGCGACACGGCGCCCGTCTACGACTACGCGCGGCTGGGGCGCGCCGTGGACGGGCTGCGGATCATGGGTTACAACCTGCACAACGCCCTGGGCCCACCGGGTCCGCTCAGCTCGCCGCGCTGGTACGACGAGATCCTGCGCTACGCCACCGCGCACGTCCCCGCGGCCAAGATCGAGATGGGCGTCCCGGCGTACGGCTGGGACTACCGCACCGGCGACCGGTCCCGCGCCACGCACCGCACCACCCGCGAGGCGCAAGCCCTGCGACGCCGGGTGGGGGCCACCCTGGAGCGGGACGCCGACTCGCACACGCCGTACTTCCGGTACGTCGAGGACGGGCGGCGGCGCGAGGTCTGGTACCAGGACGCCCGTGGCATCGCCGCCCACCTCCCGGTGCTGCGCCGGCACGGCGTGACCCGTACGGCCCTGTGGGCACTGGACTTCGAGGAGCCCACGCTGTGGCGGACGTTGGCCCGCGGCGGACCCGCGCGGGTGCCGTAG
- a CDS encoding putative quinol monooxygenase, whose amino-acid sequence MIFITVKFTVRPERADDWMDVVHDFTEATRNEPGNLFFEWSRSVSNPHEYVLVEAFRDGEAGRQHVESAHFAAGMDAMSYAVASTPQIVSTEIPGMDGWGQMAEVTPRSA is encoded by the coding sequence ATGATCTTCATTACCGTGAAATTCACCGTCCGCCCCGAGCGGGCCGACGACTGGATGGACGTCGTCCACGACTTCACCGAGGCCACCCGGAACGAGCCGGGCAACCTGTTCTTCGAGTGGTCCCGCAGCGTGTCCAACCCCCACGAGTACGTTCTGGTCGAGGCGTTCCGCGACGGCGAGGCCGGCCGCCAGCACGTGGAGTCCGCGCACTTCGCGGCGGGCATGGACGCCATGTCGTACGCGGTGGCCTCGACGCCGCAGATCGTCTCGACCGAGATCCCCGGCATGGACGGCTGGGGCCAGATGGCCGAGGTGACGCCCCGGAGCGCCTGA
- a CDS encoding ATP-binding cassette domain-containing protein, with product MEPQTAPEAPYVLRMTGIRKTFPGVVALDGVDFDLRAGEVHVLLGENGAGKSTLIKTLSGAHRPDAGQIVMDGAPVRLSGPRDAERLGIATIYQELTQVPELSVAENLFLGRPPRRLGLVDRRRMVADAARLLERVGVRVDPRTRMRDLGIAHRQLVEIARALGRDARVLVMDEPTAALTGAEVDRLFHRVRALRADGVAVVFITHHLEEIAAIGDRVTVLRDGRSVTRVPADTDRDTLVRLMVGRAVEAQYPRASQAPDPRGRPLLSVAGLTRSGGFHDVSFEVRAGEVVALAGLVGAGRTEVVRAVFGADPYDAGSVTVLGRRLPPRDVGAALRAGIGLVPEDRKGQGLLLDASVADNLGLVTLRGATRAGLVDRAAQRAAATRVADRLAIRTAGLDRPVRTLSGGNQQKVVIGKWLLAESRVLILDEPTRGIDVAAKVEIYRLVNELTAAGRAVLMVSSDLPEVLGMSDRVLVMAQGRIAGELDAREATQDAVMALAVGADATPGPTNPTGPVNPANPTDTGRANPAEPARPGVPAKPSVPAEPGEARESGGPTSTGRPEKTDETDETNRGDSDGR from the coding sequence ATGGAGCCGCAGACCGCACCGGAGGCCCCGTACGTGCTGCGTATGACGGGCATCCGCAAGACGTTTCCCGGCGTGGTCGCGCTCGACGGCGTCGACTTCGACCTCCGTGCCGGCGAGGTCCACGTGCTGCTCGGCGAGAACGGAGCGGGCAAGAGCACGCTGATCAAGACCCTGTCCGGCGCGCACCGCCCCGACGCGGGGCAGATCGTGATGGACGGCGCGCCGGTGCGGCTGAGCGGACCGAGGGACGCGGAGCGGCTCGGCATCGCCACCATCTACCAGGAACTGACCCAGGTGCCGGAACTGAGCGTGGCCGAGAACCTCTTCCTCGGCCGCCCGCCGCGCCGCCTCGGCCTCGTCGACCGCCGGCGCATGGTGGCGGACGCCGCCCGACTCCTGGAACGCGTCGGGGTGCGCGTCGACCCCCGGACCCGGATGCGCGACCTGGGCATAGCCCACCGCCAACTGGTGGAGATCGCGCGGGCACTCGGCCGCGACGCCCGCGTACTGGTCATGGACGAGCCGACCGCGGCGCTCACCGGGGCCGAGGTCGACCGGCTCTTCCACCGGGTGCGCGCGCTGCGCGCGGACGGCGTCGCCGTCGTCTTCATCACCCACCACCTGGAGGAGATCGCCGCCATCGGCGACCGCGTCACCGTGCTGCGCGACGGACGCAGCGTCACCCGGGTCCCGGCCGACACCGACCGGGACACCCTGGTCCGCCTGATGGTGGGGCGCGCCGTCGAGGCGCAGTACCCGCGCGCGAGTCAGGCCCCCGACCCGAGGGGCCGGCCGCTGCTCAGCGTCGCCGGCCTCACCCGGAGCGGCGGCTTCCACGACGTGAGCTTCGAGGTGCGGGCCGGCGAGGTGGTGGCGCTGGCCGGGCTCGTCGGCGCGGGGCGTACCGAGGTGGTGCGGGCCGTCTTCGGCGCCGACCCGTACGACGCGGGCAGCGTCACGGTGCTCGGCCGGCGGCTGCCGCCGCGCGACGTCGGCGCCGCGCTGCGCGCCGGCATCGGCCTGGTGCCCGAGGACCGCAAGGGGCAGGGGCTGCTCCTCGACGCCTCGGTGGCGGACAACCTGGGCCTGGTCACGCTGCGCGGCGCCACCCGCGCCGGCCTCGTGGACCGGGCGGCCCAGCGCGCGGCGGCGACCCGCGTCGCCGACCGGCTCGCGATCCGCACGGCCGGGCTCGACCGCCCCGTGCGCACGCTCTCGGGCGGCAACCAGCAGAAGGTCGTCATCGGCAAGTGGCTGCTCGCCGAGAGCAGGGTGCTCATCCTCGACGAGCCGACGCGCGGCATCGACGTGGCCGCCAAGGTCGAGATCTACCGCCTCGTCAACGAACTCACCGCTGCGGGCCGGGCCGTCCTCATGGTCTCCAGCGACCTGCCCGAGGTGCTGGGCATGAGCGACCGGGTGCTGGTCATGGCCCAGGGCCGGATCGCCGGCGAACTCGACGCGCGCGAGGCGACCCAGGACGCCGTCATGGCCCTGGCCGTGGGCGCCGACGCCACGCCCGGCCCCACCAACCCGACGGGCCCAGTCAACCCAGCCAACCCGACCGACACCGGCCGGGCCAACCCGGCGGAGCCAGCCAGGCCCGGTGTGCCAGCCAAACCCAGTGTGCCAGCCGAGCCCGGTGAGGCCCGCGAGTCCGGCGGGCCAACCAGCACCGGCAGGCCCGAGAAGACCGACGAGACCGACGAGACCAACAGGGGGGACTCCGATGGCCGCTGA
- a CDS encoding substrate-binding domain-containing protein, with amino-acid sequence MAADTGYGAEAAGARAGAERAVRLLLDNGALTALVVLVAALSLLSGDFLTAENLRNVGVQAAVTAVLAFGVTFVIVTAGIDLSVGSVAALSAIVLAWTATTHGLPVWLAVLFALATGVGCGLVSGALIAFGKLPPFIATLAMLSIARGLSLVVSQGSPIELPDPLSTLGDTLGGWLPVPVLVMLVASLLTAGVLGRTYTGRAMYAIGGNEEAAHLSGVRVRRHKIVAYVLSGALAAVAGVLLAARLSSAQPQAGDGYELDAIAAVVIGGASLAGGVGKASGTLIGALILAVLRNGLNLLEVSTFWQQVVIGAVIALAVLLDTARRRAGSRPAAPGAVGGGQGPRRRWLTGAPLRLGVAAVVVAAVVVGAALCDPESGGGTKVGLSLSTLNNPFFVQLKAGAQEEAEAAGVRLQVTDAQNDASQQANHVQNFVSKQMDAIVVNPVDSQAAGPAVKGAVARGVPVVAADRGVTGAPALTLVASDNVGGGRLAARELARRLGGRGTVVVLQGTPGTSAARERGKGFAEGIAAHPGIRVVGRQSADFDRAKGLDVTTNLLQSHPGVDGVFAENDEMALGAVKALGARAGTSVQVVGFDGTPEALRAVRGGTLAATVAQQPRELGRLAVRDAIRLARGESPRRTVKVPVKVVAARPR; translated from the coding sequence ATGGCCGCTGACACGGGGTACGGGGCCGAAGCGGCGGGGGCGCGCGCCGGGGCTGAGCGCGCGGTCCGGCTGCTGCTCGACAACGGCGCGCTGACCGCCCTGGTCGTACTGGTCGCCGCGCTGTCGCTGCTGTCCGGCGACTTCCTCACCGCCGAGAACCTGCGCAACGTGGGTGTCCAGGCGGCCGTCACGGCCGTTCTCGCCTTCGGCGTCACCTTCGTCATCGTCACCGCCGGCATCGACCTGTCGGTCGGCTCGGTGGCCGCGCTGTCGGCGATCGTGCTGGCCTGGACCGCGACCACGCACGGGTTGCCCGTGTGGCTGGCCGTGCTGTTCGCCCTCGCCACCGGCGTCGGCTGCGGGCTGGTCAGCGGGGCGCTGATCGCCTTCGGCAAGCTGCCGCCGTTCATCGCCACGCTCGCGATGCTCTCCATCGCCCGTGGCCTGTCACTGGTCGTCTCGCAGGGCAGCCCCATCGAACTGCCCGACCCGCTCAGCACGCTCGGCGACACCCTCGGCGGCTGGCTGCCGGTGCCCGTACTCGTCATGCTCGTCGCGAGCCTGCTCACCGCCGGCGTGCTCGGCCGCACGTACACCGGCCGGGCCATGTACGCCATCGGCGGCAACGAGGAGGCGGCCCACCTCTCGGGGGTCCGGGTACGGCGTCACAAGATCGTCGCGTACGTCCTGAGCGGTGCCCTCGCCGCCGTCGCCGGCGTGCTGCTGGCCGCGCGGCTCTCGTCCGCCCAGCCGCAGGCCGGCGACGGGTACGAACTCGACGCGATCGCCGCCGTCGTCATCGGCGGCGCCAGCCTCGCCGGCGGCGTCGGCAAGGCGTCCGGCACCCTGATCGGCGCGCTGATCCTCGCCGTGCTCCGCAACGGGCTCAACCTCCTTGAGGTCTCCACGTTCTGGCAGCAGGTCGTCATCGGCGCGGTCATCGCGCTGGCCGTCCTCCTGGACACCGCGCGCCGGCGCGCCGGGTCCCGACCCGCCGCGCCCGGCGCCGTGGGCGGCGGCCAGGGGCCGCGCCGCCGCTGGCTGACCGGCGCGCCGCTCCGGCTCGGGGTGGCCGCCGTGGTGGTCGCGGCCGTGGTCGTCGGCGCCGCGCTGTGTGACCCCGAGTCGGGCGGCGGCACCAAGGTCGGCCTGTCGCTGTCCACCCTCAACAACCCGTTCTTCGTCCAGCTCAAGGCGGGCGCGCAGGAGGAGGCCGAGGCCGCCGGTGTGCGGCTCCAGGTCACCGACGCGCAGAACGACGCCTCCCAACAGGCCAACCACGTACAGAACTTCGTCAGCAAGCAGATGGACGCGATCGTCGTCAACCCGGTGGACTCGCAGGCGGCGGGCCCCGCGGTCAAGGGGGCCGTGGCGCGCGGCGTCCCCGTGGTGGCCGCCGACCGGGGCGTGACCGGGGCGCCCGCACTGACCCTCGTCGCCTCCGACAACGTGGGCGGCGGCCGGCTCGCCGCGCGCGAGCTGGCCCGCCGGCTCGGCGGCCGGGGCACCGTCGTCGTCCTCCAGGGCACCCCGGGGACCTCCGCGGCCCGCGAACGCGGCAAGGGCTTCGCCGAAGGCATCGCCGCCCACCCCGGCATCAGGGTCGTCGGCCGGCAGTCCGCCGACTTCGACCGCGCCAAGGGGCTGGACGTGACCACCAACCTGCTCCAGTCACACCCCGGCGTCGACGGCGTCTTCGCCGAGAACGACGAGATGGCGCTCGGTGCCGTCAAGGCCCTGGGCGCCAGGGCCGGCACGTCCGTCCAGGTCGTGGGCTTCGACGGCACCCCCGAGGCGCTGCGAGCGGTACGCGGCGGCACGCTCGCCGCCACCGTCGCCCAGCAACCGCGCGAACTGGGCCGGCTCGCGGTGCGCGACGCCATCCGACTCGCCCGGGGCGAGAGCCCACGTCGTACGGTCAAGGTGCCGGTGAAGGTGGTCGCCGCGCGCCCGCGCTGA
- a CDS encoding ribokinase: MTEGHDLHDLVVVGSANADLVIGVRRRPAAGETVLGSDLATYPGGKGGNQAVAAARLGARTALLARVGDDAHGRLLLDTQRAAGVDTGAVLVGGAPTGVALITVDPSGDNSIVVSPGANARLTPTDIEAAAPLLAAARVVSLQLEIPLETVAAAVRAVGPGTRVVLNPSPPAPLPPDVLAACDPLVVNEHEARSLLDGDPAGAGDDPAAWAAALLGRGSRSVVITLGPAGALAADRRGRTRVPGVPVDAVDTTGAGDAFTGALAWRLGAGDDLATAVRYAVRVGAAAVTRPGAQQSYPTAAEVDALPS; this comes from the coding sequence CTGACGGAAGGCCATGACCTCCATGACCTGGTGGTCGTCGGGTCGGCCAACGCCGACCTGGTGATCGGCGTACGGCGACGGCCCGCGGCGGGGGAGACCGTCCTCGGCTCCGACCTGGCCACCTATCCGGGCGGCAAGGGAGGCAACCAGGCCGTGGCCGCCGCCCGCCTCGGCGCGCGTACCGCGCTGCTCGCCCGGGTCGGTGACGACGCGCACGGCCGCCTGTTGCTCGACACCCAGCGCGCGGCGGGTGTGGACACGGGTGCGGTGCTGGTGGGTGGCGCCCCCACCGGTGTCGCGCTGATCACCGTCGACCCCTCGGGCGACAACAGCATCGTCGTCTCGCCCGGCGCCAACGCCCGCCTGACGCCGACCGACATCGAGGCGGCGGCGCCCCTGCTGGCCGCGGCCCGGGTGGTCTCGCTCCAGTTGGAGATCCCGCTGGAGACGGTCGCGGCGGCGGTACGGGCCGTCGGCCCGGGCACCCGGGTGGTGCTCAACCCGTCGCCGCCCGCACCGCTGCCGCCCGACGTGCTGGCCGCCTGCGACCCGCTGGTCGTCAACGAGCACGAGGCGCGCTCGCTGCTCGACGGTGACCCGGCGGGAGCGGGAGACGACCCGGCGGCCTGGGCGGCGGCCCTCCTCGGTCGCGGTTCGCGCTCCGTGGTCATCACGCTGGGCCCGGCCGGCGCCCTCGCCGCCGACCGGCGAGGGCGGACCCGGGTGCCCGGCGTCCCGGTCGACGCGGTGGACACCACGGGCGCGGGCGACGCCTTCACCGGCGCCCTGGCCTGGCGCCTCGGCGCGGGCGACGACCTGGCGACGGCGGTGCGGTACGCCGTGCGGGTGGGCGCGGCGGCCGTCACCAGACCGGGCGCCCAACAGTCCTACCCCACCGCCGCCGAGGTCGACGCACTGCCCAGTTAG
- a CDS encoding nitrilase-related carbon-nitrogen hydrolase encodes MTPARTVTAAVVQAAAPLFDTPAALARADELLREAVGRRGAEVVVFPEAFVGGYPKGLDFGVPVGSRTPQGRDLFRRYHAAAIEVPGPEVAALAAVTRELGCHAVVGAIERQGGTLYCVALFFGPDGYLGLHRKLMPTAAERCLWGQGDGSTLPVVDTGAGRLGAAICWENYMPLFRTAMYAKGVDLWCAPTVDDRDAWQATMRHVAVEGRCFVLSANQYLRRDALPADLHPVQGDAPDTVLIDGGSVIVSPLGEVLAGPLRDGEGILTATLDLDDLARARFDFDATGHYARPDVFALHVDESARAAVTHHP; translated from the coding sequence ATGACACCTGCTCGTACCGTGACCGCCGCCGTCGTCCAGGCGGCGGCCCCCCTCTTCGACACCCCCGCCGCGCTGGCCCGGGCCGACGAACTCCTGCGCGAGGCCGTCGGCCGGCGGGGCGCGGAGGTCGTCGTCTTCCCCGAGGCGTTCGTCGGGGGCTACCCCAAGGGCCTGGACTTCGGCGTCCCGGTCGGCAGCCGCACCCCGCAGGGGCGCGACCTCTTCCGCCGCTACCACGCCGCGGCCATCGAGGTCCCGGGCCCCGAGGTGGCGGCCCTGGCCGCCGTCACCCGGGAACTCGGCTGCCACGCCGTGGTGGGCGCGATCGAGCGCCAGGGGGGCACGCTGTACTGCGTCGCGCTCTTCTTCGGCCCCGACGGCTACCTCGGCCTCCACCGCAAGCTGATGCCGACCGCCGCCGAGCGCTGTCTGTGGGGCCAGGGCGACGGCTCGACCCTCCCCGTCGTCGACACCGGCGCCGGCCGGCTGGGCGCGGCCATCTGCTGGGAGAACTACATGCCGCTGTTCCGTACGGCGATGTACGCGAAGGGAGTGGACCTGTGGTGCGCGCCGACCGTCGATGACCGCGACGCCTGGCAGGCCACGATGCGGCACGTCGCCGTGGAGGGGCGCTGCTTCGTGCTGAGCGCCAACCAGTACCTGCGCCGCGACGCCCTGCCGGCCGACCTCCACCCGGTGCAGGGCGACGCGCCGGACACGGTCCTGATCGACGGCGGCTCGGTCATCGTCTCCCCGCTCGGTGAGGTGCTGGCCGGCCCGCTGCGCGACGGCGAGGGCATCCTGACGGCCACGCTGGACCTGGACGACCTGGCCCGGGCCCGCTTCGACTTCGACGCCACCGGCCACTACGCCCGCCCCGACGTCTTCGCCCTGCACGTCGACGAGTCCGCCCGGGCCGCTGTCACCCACCACCCCTGA
- a CDS encoding pyridoxal-phosphate dependent enzyme: MTLLSTLATAQRSLGDPDISYPLWPALTRGCPRTSTDTLSYPVDVDYAYERVDTALFEPGYAARHGISRGAGIERWAPLLPPLDAPGLGEGGTPLIELAPGVYVKDEARNPTWSHKDRLNRCTTSAAVRAGAPGVVVASSGNHGAAAAAYAARAGLRCVVFTSTDTPPAVDAFLHAYGAVVLPVPIDRRWPLVREVVEHCGLHPVSNLTATHTGHAYGAEGYKTIAYEIHAELGAPAAVFVPTGYGELLYGVWKGFAELQRLGVTESVPRIFACEPAAGGPLTAAARAGVPATTVEVGDTEAYGIDCSVGGYRGVVALRASDGRPLLLTDDEMRAAQSELAAAGLWVELSAAAGLAGLRQVGDIEGPVVCVSTSSGFKDTSVGSRVSEPVDPAWDQVRRRLLAAGIDA, encoded by the coding sequence GTGACCCTTCTCAGCACGCTGGCCACCGCCCAGCGCTCACTCGGTGACCCGGACATCAGCTATCCGCTGTGGCCCGCGCTGACCCGCGGCTGCCCCCGGACCAGCACCGACACCCTCTCCTATCCGGTCGACGTCGACTACGCGTACGAACGCGTGGACACCGCCCTGTTCGAGCCGGGGTACGCCGCGCGGCACGGCATCTCCCGGGGCGCGGGCATCGAGCGGTGGGCACCTCTGCTGCCGCCGCTGGACGCGCCCGGCCTCGGCGAAGGCGGCACCCCGCTCATCGAGTTGGCGCCCGGTGTCTACGTCAAGGACGAGGCGCGCAACCCCACGTGGAGCCACAAGGACCGGCTCAACCGCTGCACGACCAGCGCGGCCGTGCGCGCCGGCGCCCCGGGTGTCGTGGTCGCCTCGTCCGGCAACCACGGCGCGGCGGCGGCGGCCTACGCGGCGCGGGCCGGGCTGCGCTGCGTGGTCTTCACCTCCACGGACACACCCCCGGCCGTGGACGCGTTCCTGCACGCGTACGGGGCGGTGGTGCTGCCGGTGCCGATCGACCGCCGGTGGCCGCTGGTCCGCGAGGTCGTCGAGCACTGCGGGCTGCACCCGGTCAGCAACCTGACGGCCACCCACACCGGGCACGCCTACGGCGCCGAGGGATACAAGACCATCGCGTACGAGATCCACGCCGAACTCGGGGCCCCGGCCGCCGTCTTCGTGCCCACCGGTTACGGCGAGCTGCTCTACGGCGTGTGGAAGGGCTTCGCCGAACTCCAGCGCCTGGGCGTCACCGAATCCGTCCCGCGGATCTTCGCCTGCGAGCCGGCCGCCGGCGGCCCGTTGACCGCGGCGGCGCGCGCCGGGGTGCCCGCGACCACGGTGGAGGTGGGGGACACCGAGGCGTACGGCATCGACTGCTCCGTCGGCGGCTACCGCGGCGTCGTCGCGCTGCGCGCGAGCGACGGCCGGCCACTGCTGCTGACCGACGACGAGATGCGGGCGGCGCAAAGCGAGTTGGCCGCGGCGGGGTTGTGGGTCGAGCTGTCGGCGGCGGCCGGCCTGGCGGGGCTGCGACAGGTGGGCGACATCGAGGGGCCGGTGGTGTGCGTCTCCACCTCAAGCGGCTTCAAGGACACCTCCGTCGGCTCCCGGGTCAGCGAGCCGGTCGACCCCGCCTGGGACCAGGTCCGCCGCCGACTGCTCGCGGCCGGCATCGACGCCTGA
- a CDS encoding lamin tail domain-containing protein: MSTLSIRTAACAAAVAGAVLVPLLPAQAQAVGSVHLHKIYYDSPGKDDRSTRSLNAEYVQIKNSTSRGVNLRGWTLTDASRHKYTFGTFTLGAGKTVTVRTGRGKDSASTKYQNRRAYVWNNDRDTATLRKSSGSRVDTCSYNSTRYDYKNC, from the coding sequence ATGTCAACGCTCTCCATACGCACCGCCGCCTGCGCCGCCGCTGTCGCCGGGGCCGTGCTGGTTCCGCTGCTGCCCGCGCAGGCCCAGGCGGTGGGCTCGGTGCACCTGCACAAGATCTACTACGACAGCCCCGGCAAGGACGACCGGTCCACCAGGAGCCTGAACGCCGAGTACGTGCAGATCAAGAACTCGACCAGCCGCGGCGTGAACCTCCGGGGCTGGACGCTCACCGACGCCTCGCGGCACAAGTACACCTTCGGCACGTTCACGCTGGGCGCCGGCAAGACCGTGACGGTCCGCACCGGGCGCGGCAAGGACAGCGCGTCCACGAAGTACCAGAACCGTCGGGCGTACGTGTGGAACAACGACCGGGACACGGCGACGCTGCGGAAGTCCTCCGGCAGCCGCGTGGACACCTGCTCGTACAACTCCACCCGCTACGACTACAAGAACTGCTGA
- a CDS encoding S8 family peptidase has product MKRSRLAAVLLATPLVVFPAATGAANAAPSEPSAPMVAVQKAAPGQAVQGSYIVTLKSGVTAKSLTRAKGLSTQYVYSKVFNGFAAKLTAGQLSALRANPAVQAIEENQKATVSGTQNGATWGLDRIDQRNRPLDSTYTWNRDGAGVTAYIIDTGLDSRHADFGGRAQNVYNSVGGSGEDCHGHGTHVGGTVGGNSYGVAKGVALRGVKVLGCDGSGSFAGIIAGFDWVRANAAKPAVANASLGGGYSAAVNTAAANLANSGVHLSVAAGNDNRDACNYSPASAASVLTVAASDSSDRKASFSNYGRCVETYAPGVSITSARMGGGSTSMNGTSMASPHAAGVAALYKANNGDASSATINSWVTSNATPDVITGNVTGTPNRLLFKAGL; this is encoded by the coding sequence ATGAAGCGTTCCCGTCTTGCCGCGGTGCTCCTCGCCACTCCCCTGGTCGTGTTCCCGGCGGCCACGGGCGCGGCGAACGCCGCCCCGAGCGAGCCGTCCGCGCCGATGGTCGCGGTGCAGAAGGCGGCCCCCGGCCAGGCCGTGCAGGGCAGCTACATCGTCACCCTCAAGTCCGGGGTGACGGCCAAGAGCCTCACCAGGGCGAAGGGGTTGAGCACCCAGTACGTCTACTCGAAGGTCTTCAACGGCTTCGCGGCCAAGCTCACCGCCGGCCAGTTGAGCGCGTTGCGCGCCAACCCGGCCGTGCAGGCCATTGAGGAGAACCAGAAGGCCACCGTGAGCGGCACGCAGAACGGCGCCACCTGGGGCCTGGACCGCATCGACCAGCGCAACCGCCCGCTGGACAGCACGTACACCTGGAACCGCGACGGTGCCGGCGTCACCGCGTACATCATCGACACCGGCCTCGACAGCCGCCACGCGGACTTCGGCGGTCGGGCCCAGAACGTGTACAACTCGGTCGGCGGGAGCGGTGAGGACTGTCACGGCCACGGCACGCACGTCGGCGGCACGGTGGGGGGCAACTCCTACGGCGTCGCCAAGGGTGTGGCGCTGCGCGGCGTGAAGGTGCTCGGCTGTGACGGTAGCGGCTCCTTCGCCGGCATCATCGCCGGGTTCGACTGGGTACGCGCCAACGCGGCCAAGCCCGCGGTCGCCAACGCCTCGCTGGGTGGCGGTTACTCGGCCGCGGTGAACACGGCCGCCGCCAACCTCGCCAACTCCGGCGTGCACCTGTCGGTGGCCGCCGGCAACGACAACCGGGACGCGTGCAACTACTCCCCAGCCAGCGCGGCGAGCGTGTTGACCGTCGCCGCGTCGGACAGCTCCGACCGCAAGGCGTCCTTCAGCAACTACGGCCGCTGCGTGGAGACGTACGCGCCCGGCGTGTCCATCACCTCGGCCCGCATGGGCGGCGGCAGCACCTCGATGAACGGCACCTCGATGGCCTCGCCGCACGCGGCGGGCGTCGCCGCGCTCTACAAGGCCAACAACGGTGACGCCTCGTCCGCCACGATCAACAGTTGGGTGACCAGCAACGCCACGCCCGACGTGATCACCGGCAACGTCACCGGCACCCCGAACCGGCTGCTGTTCAAGGCCGGCCTGTAA